The following coding sequences are from one Amyelois transitella isolate CPQ chromosome 23, ilAmyTran1.1, whole genome shotgun sequence window:
- the LOC106133058 gene encoding facilitated trehalose transporter Tret1, translated as MGYIKLLLQNQQQLLITACVYLGPLLNGYSLGWSSPIIIKLSDVKQSPFKNYVSDNLISFTATAIYIGQIIGPMLILNVSDTKGRKPCLVISTVITSLSYFILASATNIWTIIFGRIICGLGISMSYVLASMYIGEISSTNIRGILLNGSGVFLTFGCLLVYSVGPFVPYYAVNLLGLLIALAQLAAVHYIVPESPIFHAMQGMDKEAASTLETLNRHEDIDLVVSGAKSEKFSGSLYKELFTVRSNRRAFFITMPLAVLQQLSGIIVVTFYATSIFYMTGSSLDARIDTILIGLTQFVASTFCPLLVERSGRKMLLMISTSICSISLAVLGVFLYLSWTSNIIVDSILWLPLVSLIVYFIGLETGFGVIPTTLPGEMFSPNVRAIGTMIGYQIAMVFGLVLSAVFPLMLDDMGPHITFWIFSFVCAFTCVFTMVFVPETRGKTLFEIQEILSR; from the exons atgggatacataaaattactctTACAAAATCAACAACAACTGCTTATAACGGCATGCG TATACCTGGGACCTCTCCTAAATGGCTACTCCCTGGGATGGTCATCACCTATAATCATAAAGCTAAGTGATGTAAAGCAATCGCCATTCAAAAATTACGTTTCggataatttaatatcattcACTGCCACCGCTATCTACATAGGACAAATTATTG GACCTATGCTGATTCTTAATGTGTCTGACACCAAAGGCCGTAAACCTTGCCTGGTCATCAGCACAGTTATTACTTCTCTATCTTACTTCATTTTAGCATCAGCTACCAATATTTGGACTATCATATTTGGCAGAATAATATGTGGCTTGGGTATATCAATGTCATATGTTTTAGCATCAATGTACATAGGGGAAATCTC ATCAACAAATATACGTGGTATTCTTCTGAACGGTTCTGGAGTATTCCTTACATTCGGATGCCTGCTGGTCTACTCAGTGGGACCATTTGTACCTTATTACGCAGTTAATTTACTCGGGTTATTGATAGCATTGGCACAGTTAGCAGCCGTTCACTATATAGTCCCGGAATCACCTATCTTTCATGCGATGCAAG GAATGGACAAAGAAGCGGCTTCTACATTGGAGACGCTAAATAGACATGAAGACATAGACCTCGTCGTATCTGGAGCGAAATCGGAAAAGTTCAGCGGCTCGCTTTATAAAGAACTGTTTACAGTGAGATCGAATAGAAGAGCGTTCTTTATAACTATGCCCTTAGCTGTCCTTCAACAGCTTAGTGGAATTATAGTTGTTACTTTTTATGCTACTAGTATTTTCTATATGACCGGGTCGTCATTGGACGCCCGTATAGATACAATACTGATCGGTTTAACACAGTTCGTGGCAAGCACTTTCTGTCCCCTTCTTGTTGAGCGCAGTGGtagaaaaatgttattgatgaTTTCAACCAGTATTTGCAGTATCAGTTTG gCCGTTCTCGGAGTATTCTTGTATTTAAGCTGGACCAGTAATATAATCGTCGACAGCATCCTTTGGCTGCCCCTGGTATCCttgattgtatattttattggacTAGAAACAG GTTTCGGAGTCATTCCCACGACCCTTCCAGGAGAGATGTTCAGTCCCAACGTTCGGGCGATAGGAACTATGATCGGGTACCAAATAGCCATGGTCTTTGGTCTCGTCCTGTCAGCTGTATTCCCTCTAATGCTCGACGACATGGGTCCCCATATTACGTTCtggattttttcttttgtctgTGCGTTCACTTGTGTATTTACAATGGTGTTCGTGCCAGAGACAAGAGGAAAAACGTTGTTTGAAATACAAGAGATTTTGAGCAGATGA